The DNA window tttataaaaatatttgataacaaaaaaaattaattaaaatttattttagttaatatttattaattataatgataattactaaatattaaataaaataagttttgattattttctttaatattaccaaatatttaatatattagaaACTTAAAATGATGTGTTTTTAAGTTGTTTTACAGTGAGATTGAAAGTTGAGAATACTCATAACCTAATATAAGAGCAGGTATTTAAAGCCTGACTTAGTTGCTTCTTAGGATGCCTGTTGCCCCTATTAATCATACCAAGTGCCATAAGTACCAAACCATGACCAGTCAATATCTCACACAGTTACTTTTTCGGTGCAAAGAATCTCACACGATTTAAGTACACTCACATGCGCGCCAGGATTCAGTTGAAGTGGAAAATCACGGTGTTTTTTAATTGatgaaaatcttaaaatattacACGTGTACATACGTAGAATGAGTGAGTTTACGGtgttaaaattagaattagaattagaattGTCCAAATCTATgttaaaaaaagaacaaaagggTAGACTCACATCAACCTCTCCCTGTCACACATAACAAAAACTAGAAAGAGGGAACACTACATTAAGTAATAGGTAAGGCAAGACCACGTTCGCATTCCAATAATAATTTGAATTGTAATTTCCTCTTGGTCTTGGTGATaatagaagatgaagaaaacgCCTTGTTCCTCTTATCAGAAGAACCACCTGATTGGGTCCTTCCCAAGTCCAGGGGCACCAAACTACAGAGAGAAAGGCGCAGTGATAAGTTCCCAAAAGGGATGGAGCTCAGAGAGAGTAGCAAAAGCTTCAAGCAGCAGCATAAGAAGACACACAATGTCTGGTCTCACACCCTTCTTCAGCGCCGGCGGAAGAACAATGCCTTCCAAATGGGACGAAGCTGAGAGATGGATTTGTAGCccagtttcttcttcttctgctgaCGTCAGACAACCTCATCAGCGTAGACCCAAGTCCATAAGCGGCCCAATTGTTGATCATGGTCAACAAGGTCCTCAAGTGGCGGCTTGTTACTACTCCAATAACCATGCCTactcaccttcttcttcttcttcttctatggtTCCGATTCGGCAGGGTTTGGTTGTGAGGAACTTGGTTGTTGGTTCACCGTTCTCCACCGGTGTGCTTGCACCGCTTGCTGTTTCTGTTCACCATTATGATGATGCTTATCATTTTGGGGATGGAATGGATTCTTCTGGTAGTCCTCTGCTCCACGCTGCACCGCTCTGCCCTCAACACTCATATCACCCATCGTCTCCTATCTGCCAAGGTAAAATATATAGGAAAAACTCAGTTGCAGTGTATTTTATGAGGTTGATAATTAAAAgtcgttaaataaaaatttagctaAATTATTCAAATGATCTTTTCACCTATTTATATATCTCTCTCAACAAACATCTTCtatttaaattagtaataatCATAGGAAATTTACTTATTTGGTTCATTTATAGCTCattaaatattatcattttaaaaaattagtatgtGATCAgtcataatttatatttattaaatttacaaacataaattaataaaaattattagaattataatttaaaaattatcacCCATCGTCTCCTCTCTCCCAAGGTAAAATATGTGGTGGAAACTCGGATGCAGTCAACTTTAtttaaagttaataattaaaaattattagataaaaatttaatcaaattaattaaattatttgacaaATGCACCTAAATTttcacatatttatatatatctctCAACAAACATCTTCTATATAAAATTAGTATGTGATCAGTCATAAtttatattgattaaatttacaaacataaattaataaaatttatttataaaaaataattaaatatttacacTCATTAAAACTAttagaattataatttaaaaattaagatttattGTATACGGTGATTGGGGTGCTGGTAATTTGATGACTGGTCAGAGGGAGAAAAAGTGAAattgtgattttgaaaaaagaaagaaaaagtaaaaataaatgaaaagataatttaaaaaaatagttaatgtTATcggaaaatagataattttattttatttttattgaaagtaTTATCCCTAACCTTTTTCATAGGGTTTTTCTCAGACCTTGTAATCCGTGCGTGTCGACATTCTGCTTTTAGATGTTGGTCTGATCAATACTTACTACTTTACTAGCCACACCAAATTCTTTGTTACAGACGTACAGTACAGGCCAATTCTGTATTCAGTATTCACTGTTTATTTGTTctccaatttattttttataataaattttaaatatttattaaatttttatatttttaaattaaatattaattatttatttattttttaataattaagcaCTAAATTAGCAAACTTTTAGACATCGTAACACCTACAGTATATTTGTTAATAACGATTTATTTCTTCTTACTCTATAAAAAGAAATTGTTAATAACGATTTCTAAGAAGAGAAATTGGAATTAAAATTGTTAGTtacgattttttttaatttactttgaattgaaattattattagcgattttttttatatttcataaaATTGGTGAAATCATTActaactatttttctttttcaacaatTATCctatattaacaaaatttatcaataaatctcaccaatatttaaaaaaaatagccaATACATTATTCTGTAATGGTATAGTATttcatgttaaaaaataaaaaataaaaagtg is part of the Arachis duranensis cultivar V14167 chromosome 1, aradu.V14167.gnm2.J7QH, whole genome shotgun sequence genome and encodes:
- the LOC107479892 gene encoding uncharacterized protein LOC107479892 gives rise to the protein MKKTPCSSYQKNHLIGSFPSPGAPNYREKGAVISSQKGWSSERVAKASSSSIRRHTMSGLTPFFSAGGRTMPSKWDEAERWICSPVSSSSADVRQPHQRRPKSISGPIVDHGQQGPQVAACYYSNNHAYSPSSSSSSMVPIRQGLVVRNLVVGSPFSTGVLAPLAVSVHHYDDAYHFGDGMDSSGSPLLHAAPLCPQHSYHPSSPICQDLLDKNHDEDEMMFSKCDKGTQMSPADETESDLHSSPESCTGSAMVQPGCHSPKLEVRDVQVDSQATLIRGSKRHATKSLSSHKEFRENSTETSQFSPWDIEDSASDISKLKREEAKIIAWENLQKAKAEAAIRKLEMKLEKKRSSSMDKILSKLRKAETKAENMRSSIPEQQENRTSKNCKVFSFPIWSPISCFSTHAVAD